TTTTTCCCCGCATTCAAGAGCGAAGCTTCCCGCAGGGCCGCTCATGCTGTGCAAAAAGAAGGACCCGTCATCATGGCTGCGCAAGTTCCAGGTCTCGGCGCAAACCGCGGTACCGGTCAAAGTGAGCACGGCAGCTGCGAGACTGGACAGAATTGGAGGGAACGTCACGGAAGGCTCCTTGGCGGGGAGACCCACAGAACAGGCCTCGCGCCACGGCAGGCCAGAACGAGCTGCGATCGCGCCATGCCCGTCATCCGGTCGCGAGCAGGATCTGCTTCCAGATCGCCGTCTCGTCATAGATCACGTGTTCCCGGCGCAAGCGCGGTGCGGCGGCACCAAGGCTGCCGAACTCCGCATGGCTGAGCCCCAGGATGTAGACCTCCGCCCCGGTGGGGGGACCGAACGCGCCCCATCCATCGTGACGCCCGTGGAGCGACCAGCGCAGGGCCGCGCGCGGCGGCATCTGGGGGTCCTCGCGCCCGATCTGGTGCTCGATCCGGAACTCGGCCGACGGAAAGGACGCCCGCAGCCCCATCCAGAACCGATCCGCCGCGCCGAAGGAATGCCCGGTGCGGCCCCCGGGATGCTCCAACTGGCAGGCCCGGTCATAACCCTCTGGAATGGCGGCCATATCCGCGCCCATGATCCGCGTGAGCAGATCGGCATAGCGCGCGCCCCATTCATTGTCATTGCCGCGCCCGGTGTAGGGCCCCACCCGGTCGGTCGCGGGTGTCAGGGGTTTGACACAGACCTCGGGACCACCTTCGCGCGCGATCTGATCGGCGGCGAAGGCTTTCGGCTCCCACCCCATCTGGCGCACGATGGCACCCTGATCCCGGATCAGCCATTCGTCATCAATCTGGTTGTTGCGCGCGTGGCAATCCGCGATGATCCGGTAGACCAGCGGCTTTCCCGTGGCCGCCCCGTAAACACCGTCGCCCAGATGGGTGGCGGTGCTCAACAGGCGGTGGGAGCTGAGCATCCCCTCCTCGGGCGTTCCGGACCAGATCACATCCTCGCCCAGCAGGGTGCGGTCGGGAAACTCCGCCAGTGTCGCCATGGTGGCCGCGATCACGCCCTGGTTGCCGATAACGACCGAGGCCGGGGACCGCACGACGATATCCGGCGCGTAATAGTGATGGAGGGTCGCGATGCCGCGATCTTCCCAGATCTCCTTGGTGATGCCGATGATGTAGTCGGGAAAATCCCGGAATTTCGGGTCAAACCCTTGCATTTTCACTCCAATCCGCGGGCACCCGCGCGCTGTCGCGCACGATCAGCCGCCCTGCGATTTCCAGTTTTTCGGGCGCGCGGTCCGCATCGTCGATCAACCCCAGCAGCAGCTCGACTGTCGCGGCCACCATGCGGTTCGAAGGTTGCCGCCATGTGGTCAGCCGGTACGCGCCCCAATCCGCCAGCGGCACATCATCGTAGCCCACGATGGACACATCCTCGGGGATCCTGACGCCCAGCTCCCCGCGCACGGTGTCCATCACGGCAAACGCCATGTGGTCATTGCCGACGAAGATCGCGTCCGGTGGTGCCGCGCCTGCAAAGAGCGCGTGCGCAGCCGCTTGCGCCTCCGCCCGCCGGTAGTGCCCGTCGACGATACCGTGAGCGGCGAGGCCTGCATCCTCGAGCCCTGCGAGGAACCCGGCCTTTCGGTCGCGTCCGGTGCTCGACCCGGTCCAGCCGGTGATATGGGCGATGCGTTCGTGCCCGCCCGCTGCGAGAAAGCGGGCGATCTCGCGCGCGCCGGTGAAGTTGTCCGAGGTGACGGAAGACAGGCGCGCATCATCCTGGCCGCGGTTGAACATCACCACGGGGATGCCGGCGGAGTTGCAGCGTTTGGTCAACTCGTCCGACATGCCGACCGAAGCGGTGATGATACCGTCGACCTGGTAATCCAGCAGTTCGCCAATCACCCGGTCCACCTGCGCGCCCGTGCCGGAGGCCATGAAAACGAGGATGTGATAGCCACGATCCTGCAGCGCCATGGACAGGCGTTCCAGCGCGTCCGGGTAGAACTGGTTGTCGAGATAGGCGACCACCAGCCCGATGATCTTTGACTGGCCCGTGATGAGCGACCGCGCAAGCACGTTCGGGCGGTAGCCCAGCTCCTCGGCGGCGGCGCGGACCTTCTTGGCGGTTTTGGGCGAGACGGATGCACCGGGGGTGAAGACCCGGCTGACCGCGGACTGGCTGACCCCCGCAACCCGCGCGACGTCCAGCGATGTGACCCGGTCCCGCGCCATCCTCAGCCGCTGGTCCAGCCGCCATCGACCAGAAGGCCGGTTCCCGTCACCATCGCGCTGGCCGGGGAGCACAGGAACACGACCGCGCCCATGATGTCCTCGATCTCGGCGACGCGGGGCAGCTTGATCTTGCCCATGATCCAGGCGCGCTTTTCGGGGTCGGCAAAGGTCGCCTCGGTCAGCGGTGTGCGAATGAAGGTCGGACACAGACTGTTGACGCGGATGCCGCGGGGGCCGAATTCCTGCGCCATGGCCTTGGTCATGCCTTCGACGCCGTGCTTGGAGGCGCAGTAGACCGCGCGGTCCAGCCCGCCCACATGGCCCATCTGGCTGCTGATCTGCACGATGCTGCCGCCGTCGGGCATGGTCCGGGCCGCGTTGGTGGCGAGGAAATAGGCTGCACGGAGGTTGACAGACATCACCGCATCGAAATCCTCGGGGCGAGTATCGAGTGCCGGAGAATGGCGCGCCAGCCCTGCCGAATTCACAAGGCAATCGAAGGGCGCCTGTGCGCCGAAGAATTCGGCCTGCGCGTCCAGGTCCGCGATGTCCAGTACGGCGGTTTCCACCGACCAGCCCTCGGCGCGCATCTCCGTGGCAGCGGCGTCCAACTCGGCCTGTCCACGCGCGGCCATCACCACATGGGCCCCGGCCTCGGCCAGAGCGACAGCGCACCCCAGTCCGATGCCCCGCGATGCCCCCGTGACGAGGGCGCGCTGGCCGTCCAGCCGAAACGAAGGGGTGCGGGGCAACATGGGACCACCTGAGCTTGCATTCCTATGCAGTCCCAAGTGCTACCCTGCGCCCGCCAGCCTGTCGAGGGGTCAACGCGGATATTCGATGCCCCGAAAAGCGGGGAAGTCCGCGTAGTGCGCAGCCCGATCACGCGGCGAAGGGTGGTCCGGCGACGCCAGAAGCCCCTTTGGACGGATGTACGACAGGATGCGTTTGCGCGGGGCCTCCCGCCAGGTCAGGTTGAAAGCGGCGGTGTTGGGGAAAAAATAGACCTCGTGAAAGTCGAGGTGATCCCAGAGCCACCAGGCCAGGTCGCGCCAATCCCGCCCCTCGGCATAGCGCCGCGCGAACCACGGGATCGAGACGGACGCACAGGCGCCCATCCGCCCCGTCACGTCGCGCCGGTCCCAGATATGACCAGCGTAATTCTTGGGGTTGGCGGCGCATTTCTGCGGCTTGACCTGCGTCGCCCCGAAATGGTTCAGGTTCGGCGCGCGATAAGCGGAGCGGATGTCGATCGGCCCGAAGGTTTCGACCAGTGGATCGAGCAGGTTTTCCGCCAGCGCCTGCCCGGCCTTGACCGCAAGGTCGGGATCATCAGGAATACTGGATATTTGATGGAAATTGCCAATTTCCGAGCCAAGAAAGTCTCGAAAGGCAAAATATCTGCTAAGTCTGATCCGGCCCAAATCCTCGAGGGCGGTGTAGCTGCGAGGTTTGCGCATCCGATTACTCCGCTCAATCGCGCAGTTCGGCCATGCGCGCGAGCACATCCACACCGATCTGCGCATAAAGATCCAGAAGATCCACGAGCACCCAGTTTTCGCGGATCAGCCCTTCCTCCAGCCGCCAGAAATCCAGCGAGCGCAAGGTGACCTCCTGCCCGGCAGGCGCAATGCCGAGCCAGCCGTCCCCGGTCAGGGTCTGGGCCATGTTCGGCCAGCCGGTCACGCCCACATAGGCGCCCTCGGCAAAGAAATGGGAGGTTGTCTTTTCCGGCTGCTGGCCCCGGTCGGGCATTGCCTTGAGAAACGGGATCTGGTGGTGACGGCGAAACCCGTCGATCCCGCGCCCGGTGCCGATACCGGCCGGGCCGTACCACATCATCCTGGGGTGCCAGAAACGGTCCAACTCCATCACTTCCGGGCCGCCTTCTTGCGGGTGGCGGATCATCGCAGCGAGCATGGCGACGACATGGGCGCACGCCTGCGCTCCGTCGCCCGTGTGAGGCCCGAGCCCGTCGCCCGGAGCGGGGCTCGGTACGCACCATTCCCGCCCGAGGCTGGGCGAGAGCGGCCAGACCCCGGCTTGCATCATCATCTCCGGCAGGTCCCAGACCGCCTGCATCTCGACCACCTGCCCCTCCGCAATGCGGAAAAACTCGTGGTAGCGCATGTGGACCACGCGCCGGGTCGGAGGGATACCCAGTAACGGAGCGATGAACGTCCCGAGATAGAGCCCCGCACAGCCGAGCCAGAGCGCGCCGTCATGGTCCTGTCCGGCGAGGACGATCTGGTCGCGCCGTTCGCCATCAGGCATGGCAGAGGCCAAAGGGCCGAGCGCGGTTTGCCAAAGCCCCTGCCAGCCGGTGACATCGCCGAATGGGTGACACAGGCGGATACGTGCCTGCGGGGCGAACACGGTAGTCCCGGACCCGGCAGCCCCGCCCAGATCATGGTAAAGCGCCGCCCGAAGCGGCGCGAGCAACGCCCGGGCTGCCCGCGGCGCGTCGGCCCTATTCGGCGGCGTCACGGTAGGGCGCGCCCTCGCCATAGGGCACGTTGATCCCGCCGTAGCGGCGCACCCTGACATTGCATTGTTCCGCATGACCGACGAAGCCTTCCAGCATGCACAACCGCGAGCCATACTCGCCCACGAGCTTCGCCGCCTCGTCGGTCAGCACCTTCTGGTAGCTATGGGTCTTGAGGAACTTGCCGACCCAAAGCCCCCCGGTATACCGCCCGGCCTTCTTCGTCGGCAGGGTATGGTTGGTACCGATCACCTTGTCGCCATTGGCCACGTTGGTGCGCGGGCCGAGGAAGAGCGCGCCATAGTTGGTCATGTTATCGAGGAACCAGTCATCCCGGTCCGTCATGACCTGCACATGTTCCGACGCAACGTCGTCCGCGACGCGCAGCATCTCGTCATAGTCGGTACAAAGGATCACCTCGCCGTAGTCTTCCCAGCTGACACGCGCAGTCTCGGCGGTGGGCAGGATGGCCAGAAGGCGGTCAATCTCGGAGAGCGTATCCTCGGCCAGTTTACGCGAGCAGGTGATCAGAACGGCAGGAGAGTTGTAGCCATGCTCCGCCTGGCCAAGCAGGTCGGTCGCCACCATTTCCCCATCCACGGTGTCGTCGGCGATCACGCATGTCTCGGTCGGCCCGGCAAACAGATCAATTCCCACGCGCCCGAAAAGCTGCCGCTTGGCTTCGGCGACAAAGGCATTGCCCGGCCCCACGAGCATGTCCACGGGCGCAATGCTCTCGGTTCCGAGAGCCATGGCCCCGACGGCCTGCACCCCGCCGAGCACGAGGATCTCGTCCGCCCCGCCCTCATGCATGGCCGCCACGATGGCCGGGTGCGGCGCGCCCTTCACGGGCGGTGCGGAGGCGACCACGCGCTTCACCCCAGCCACCTTGGCGGTGATCACCGACATATGGGCGCTGGCCACCATGGGGAACTTGCCCCCGGGCACATAACACCCCACGGAGTTCACGGGGATGTTCTTGTGGCCCAGGATCACACCGGGAATGGTTTCAACCTCCACATCAGTCATGCTGGCGCGCTGGACTTGCGCGAAGTTGCGGATTTGATCCTGGGCGAACCGGATATCGCCCATCTCGCGGGTGGTGACCTTCTGCATCGCTGCTTCGATTTCGGAGGGCGACAGCCGGAAGGCCTGTGGCGTATAACCGTCGAACTTCTCGCTCAGATCCCGCACGGCGGCATCCCCGCGGGTCGAGATGTCTTGCAGGATGCCCGTCACGGTCGCCTGCGTGCGCGCGTCGTCCTCGGCGCGCTCGGTTTCGGATTTTCCTCGCTTCAGATACTCGGCCATATCCCCTCCAGACCTGCGGTGTTAACCTGAGGATAAGGTTTTG
The Dinoroseobacter shibae DFL 12 = DSM 16493 genome window above contains:
- a CDS encoding LacI family DNA-binding transcriptional regulator, with the protein product MARDRVTSLDVARVAGVSQSAVSRVFTPGASVSPKTAKKVRAAAEELGYRPNVLARSLITGQSKIIGLVVAYLDNQFYPDALERLSMALQDRGYHILVFMASGTGAQVDRVIGELLDYQVDGIITASVGMSDELTKRCNSAGIPVVMFNRGQDDARLSSVTSDNFTGAREIARFLAAGGHERIAHITGWTGSSTGRDRKAGFLAGLEDAGLAAHGIVDGHYRRAEAQAAAHALFAGAAPPDAIFVGNDHMAFAVMDTVRGELGVRIPEDVSIVGYDDVPLADWGAYRLTTWRQPSNRMVAATVELLLGLIDDADRAPEKLEIAGRLIVRDSARVPADWSENARV
- a CDS encoding ester cyclase, with protein sequence MQGFDPKFRDFPDYIIGITKEIWEDRGIATLHHYYAPDIVVRSPASVVIGNQGVIAATMATLAEFPDRTLLGEDVIWSGTPEEGMLSSHRLLSTATHLGDGVYGAATGKPLVYRIIADCHARNNQIDDEWLIRDQGAIVRQMGWEPKAFAADQIAREGGPEVCVKPLTPATDRVGPYTGRGNDNEWGARYADLLTRIMGADMAAIPEGYDRACQLEHPGGRTGHSFGAADRFWMGLRASFPSAEFRIEHQIGREDPQMPPRAALRWSLHGRHDGWGAFGPPTGAEVYILGLSHAEFGSLGAAAPRLRREHVIYDETAIWKQILLATG
- the hisD gene encoding histidinol dehydrogenase, translated to MAEYLKRGKSETERAEDDARTQATVTGILQDISTRGDAAVRDLSEKFDGYTPQAFRLSPSEIEAAMQKVTTREMGDIRFAQDQIRNFAQVQRASMTDVEVETIPGVILGHKNIPVNSVGCYVPGGKFPMVASAHMSVITAKVAGVKRVVASAPPVKGAPHPAIVAAMHEGGADEILVLGGVQAVGAMALGTESIAPVDMLVGPGNAFVAEAKRQLFGRVGIDLFAGPTETCVIADDTVDGEMVATDLLGQAEHGYNSPAVLITCSRKLAEDTLSEIDRLLAILPTAETARVSWEDYGEVILCTDYDEMLRVADDVASEHVQVMTDRDDWFLDNMTNYGALFLGPRTNVANGDKVIGTNHTLPTKKAGRYTGGLWVGKFLKTHSYQKVLTDEAAKLVGEYGSRLCMLEGFVGHAEQCNVRVRRYGGINVPYGEGAPYRDAAE
- a CDS encoding ester cyclase; this encodes MARARPTVTPPNRADAPRAARALLAPLRAALYHDLGGAAGSGTTVFAPQARIRLCHPFGDVTGWQGLWQTALGPLASAMPDGERRDQIVLAGQDHDGALWLGCAGLYLGTFIAPLLGIPPTRRVVHMRYHEFFRIAEGQVVEMQAVWDLPEMMMQAGVWPLSPSLGREWCVPSPAPGDGLGPHTGDGAQACAHVVAMLAAMIRHPQEGGPEVMELDRFWHPRMMWYGPAGIGTGRGIDGFRRHHQIPFLKAMPDRGQQPEKTTSHFFAEGAYVGVTGWPNMAQTLTGDGWLGIAPAGQEVTLRSLDFWRLEEGLIRENWVLVDLLDLYAQIGVDVLARMAELRD
- a CDS encoding SDR family NAD(P)-dependent oxidoreductase, producing the protein MLPRTPSFRLDGQRALVTGASRGIGLGCAVALAEAGAHVVMAARGQAELDAAATEMRAEGWSVETAVLDIADLDAQAEFFGAQAPFDCLVNSAGLARHSPALDTRPEDFDAVMSVNLRAAYFLATNAARTMPDGGSIVQISSQMGHVGGLDRAVYCASKHGVEGMTKAMAQEFGPRGIRVNSLCPTFIRTPLTEATFADPEKRAWIMGKIKLPRVAEIEDIMGAVVFLCSPASAMVTGTGLLVDGGWTSG